From a region of the Phragmites australis chromosome 21, lpPhrAust1.1, whole genome shotgun sequence genome:
- the LOC133904110 gene encoding peptidyl-prolyl cis-trans isomerase-like — protein sequence MAPAKSNRNPKVFLDITIGGEKVGRVVIELYADKVPTAAENFRLLCTGERGTGRWSGKRLHYKGAPFHRVVPGFMCQGGDITASNGTGGESAIGEGRYFPDEALGAVRHDGPGVVSMANSGPNTNGSQFFITFDKAPWLDGRHVAFGRVVDGMYAVRAVDKAGSMSGRTVKPVVIADCGQLKDGAPFYG from the coding sequence ATGGCGCCGGCCAAGTCCAACCGCAACCCCAAGGTGTTCCTGGACATCACCATCGGCGGCGAGAAGGTGGGCCGCGTAGTGATCGAGCTTTACGCCGACAAGGTGCCCACGGCGGCGGAGAACTTCCGGCTGCTGTGCACCGGCGAGCGCGGCACGGGGCGGTGGTCGGGCAAGCGCCTGCACTACAAGGGTGCGCCGTTCCACCGGGTGGTGCCCGGGTTCATGTGCCAGGGCGGCGACATCACGGCCAGCAACGGCACCGGCGGCGAGTCGGCGATCGGCGAGGGCCGGTACTTCCCTGACGAGGCGCTCGGCGCCGTCCGGCACGACGGCCCCGGCGTTGTGTCCATGGCCAACTCCGGGCCCAACACCAACGGGTCCCAGTTCTTCATCACCTTCGACAAGGCGCCGTGGCTGGACGGCCGGCACGTCGCGTTCGGCCGCGTCGTCGATGGGATGTACGCCGTGCGCGCCGTGGACAAGGCCGGGTCCATGAGCGGCAGGACGGTGAAGCCCGTCGTCATCGCCGACTGCGGCCAGCTCAAGGACGGCGCCCCGTTCTACGGATGA